The DNA sequence GGTGCGCCAGGGCGGGTATGCCGATGGCAGCCTGTTGTTTGGCCCGCCGCTCGTCGGGTTCGGGCTGCAATACGCGCTGGTGCAGCATCTGCCATTCGGCCCGGCGCTCAGTGCGCTGGGATTGGGCGCGGTCTACTTGCTGCTGGCTCGGGCTTTGGCTGCGCGGGTGCCGGAGCGCGCCCGCTTGCTGGTCGAAACCTGTGTGGCGCTGGGCGTGGTGTTTGCCAGCCTGGCGATACCCTTGGGCCTGGATGCGCGCTGGACGTCGGCAGCCTGGGCCGTGGAAGGGGCGGGGATCTTTTGGTTGGGCGTTCGCCAGCAGCGTCTGTCGAGTCGCTGCTTCGCATTGTTGCTACAGGCTGGCGCCGCGCTGGCTTTTCTCGCCGAGCTGAGGCCTGGCCGCGATGCCTCGCTGATCTACGGAGCACCCTTGGGCGCATTGCTACTGGGGGTTGCCGTGTTGTTCAGTTTTTACCAATTGCGCAAGGCGACGCCGGAGCAGGCCAGGGCCCGGGAGCGCAAGGCCTTGCCCTGGCTCGCGTGCGTCGGGCTGGGGTTCGTCTATTTGCTGGCGCCGCTGTGCTTCGAATATCAGGGCACGACCATTGCCTGGGCCGTGGCCGGCCTGATGACGCTGTTGGCTGGCCTGCCCCTGCAGTCGCGCGCGTTCCTGGCGTGTGCCTTGAGCGTACAAGTGCTCGCCGGGTTGCTGTTCCTGCTGTTTGGCCCCGGACTCACCAGTTACTGGATGGACGAGGGGACGCGGCCATTGCTGCATGCCGACTTTTGGGCGCCAATGCTGGTGAGTCTGGTTGCCATGGTCAGTGCCTGGCGTCTGGATCTGGACCGGCAAGCGGTGTTTGAAGCACTGTATTTTCCACGCCTTTGTGCGGCGCTGCTGCTCTGGGGTGCGGGTTGGTGGGCACTGACGTGGGTGACGGAAGTGCAGCGCTTTGTGCCTTTTGAGTTGCAGGCAACCCAGCTGCTCCTGGCCTGTGCGCTGAGCGTTGCCTTGTGGGCCTGGCTGGCCTTGCGGTTGCGCTGGTCGGCGTTGGCGACACTGTGCACGCTGCTGATGCCGGCTGCAGCGTGGATACTCGTCTGGGTGTGGGAGCCGGGTTATCACCCGGCCGCGAACTTCGGTGCGTTGGCGTGGCTGGCCGTGCTGCTCGTGCATGGGCTCTCGCTCAAACGTCTGGCCGGGTTGATCCTCCCTTGGGCCCGTAGCGCCGCCCATGTGCTCGGCTGCTGGCTGATAATCGGCGTGCTGACCCTGGAGCTGCGTTATGGCCTGCTGCAGCTCCGGGAGCATTACAGCGCGTGGCGCTGGCTGGGGTGGGCGCTGCTGCCCAGCCTGTATCTGGTTCTGATGGCGGCACCTCGCGCCTGGCCTTGGCCAGTATCGGCCTATCGGCGCGAATACCGTTGGTGGGCGGCGCTGCCGCTGGCGGTGTTGATGCTGCTGTGGTTCTGGCTGGCGAATATCGCCAGCGACGGCAGCGCGTGGCCCTTGCCCTATTTGCCGCTGCTCAACCCGCTGGAGCTGGGCCTGCTGTTTGCCCTGTTCGGTGTACACGCCTGGTCGCGCAGCGCCCTGGCGCCGGGTGGCCCTCGGCTCGAACCTGTTCGTCAGGGCGTGATCGGGCTGTCATTGTTCGTCTTCTTCACTGCGGCGGTCATGCGCACGGCGCACCATTGGGGTGCGGTACCCTTTGTGTTCGACGCTCTGGTGGCGTCCATGCAGGTCCAGGCCGGGCTGTCGATCGCCTGGACCCTGATCGCGCTGGGCCTGATGATCGGCGGGCACCTGCGCCAGCGACGCGAGGTCTGGCTGGTGGGCGCTGGCCTGATTGTGCTGGTGGTTGCCAAACTGTTCTTTGTCGAGTTGAGCAATCGCGGCGGCCTGGCGCGGATCGTCTCGTTCATCGGCGTGGGGGTGCTGTTGCTGGTCGTGGGCTATTTTGCGCCCCTGCCGCCGAAACGCTCGCAACAGTTGCCAGAAGAAGGGCCGACTTCTTGATGTTATGCCTTCGGCAACGGCGGCATTCTGTCGTTTTCGCGCTACGCTCAAGCGGGCGCGTGAACTCTCGGGCCATAATGTCGGTCTGATTGCGGTAACTGCACCCTATTGCTCGCTAGGTTTCCACTCTCCCTGTAAACTGCGTGGGTTTTTTGACCCCATTCTTCGGAGCCGCCAATGTCCCGCGTTACCCTGAGTCGCTATTTGATTGAGCAGACCCGTAGCAACAACACTCCTGCCGATCTGCGCTTCCTGATCGAAGTGGTAGCGCGTGCGTGCAAGGAAATCAGCCACGCCGTGTCCAAAGGTGCGTTGGGTGGTGTGCTGGGAAGCATGGGCACCGAGAACGTACAAGGTGAAGTACAAAAGAAACTCGACGTGATCTCCAACGAGATCCTGCTCGAAGCCAACGAATGGGGCGGTCACCTGGCCGGCATGGCGTCCGAAGAAATGGACAATGCCTACCAGATCCCGGGCAAATACCCGAAAGGCGCCTACCTGCTGGTATTCGACCCGCTGGACGGTTCGTCGAACATCGACGTCAACGTGTCGGTCGGCACCATCTTCTCGGTACTGCGCTGCCCCAATGAGCACCTGAGCCAGAACGAAACCCTCAACGAGAAGGCGTTCCTTCAGCCGGGTACCCAGCAGGTCGCTGCCGGTTACGCCATCTACGGCCCGCAAACCATGTTGATCCTGACCTTGGGCGACGGCGTCAAGGGCTTCACCCTGGACCGTGAAATGGGCAGCTTCGTGCTGACTCACGAGAACATCACCATCCCGGAAACCACCGCAGAGTTCGCCATCAACATGTCCAACCAGCGCCACTGGGAAGCCCCGGTGCAACGCTACGTCAGCGAATTGCTGGCAGGTGAAACCGGCCCGCTGAAGAAAAACTACAACATGCGCTGGATCGCCTCGATGGTGGCCGACGTGCATCGCATCCTGACCCGTGGCGGCCTGTTCATGTACCCGCGCGACAGCCGCGAGCCGTCCAAGCCAGGCAAGCTGCGCCTGATGTACGAAGCCAACCCGATGTCGTTCCTGGTCGAGCAGGCCGGTGGTGCGTCCACCGACGGCAACCAGCGCATTCTCGATATCAAGCCTGAAGGCCTGCACCAGCGCGTCGCGGTGTTCCTCGGTTCCAAGCAGGAAGTCGAGCGCGTAACCGCTTACCACAAGGAATAATCCATGGCCGCGCCTTGGCAGCCGCTTCTGCAATGGTGGTTTGGTTCAGCCGAACGCCCTGAAGAGGTGGCCGCGCAACAGGGCAAGTTGTGGTTCGGCAAGCGTGACAGCCAGGATGCCGAGGCGCGTGAGCGTTTTGGCGACCTGGTCGATCAGGCGTTGGCTGGCGGATTGGCTGAGTGGGCGCAAAGCCCGCAAGGCTGGCTGGCCTTGATTCTGCTGCTCGATCAACTGCCGCGAATGGTCTACCGGGATACGCCAAAGGCCTATGCCGGTGACCGGCGAGCGCAGGGTCTGGTGATTGACGGCCTGGCCCAGGGACATTATCTGCTGTTGTTGCCCTTGCAGAAGGCGTTCGTCCTTCTGGTGCTCGAACATGCCGAAGATCTTGCCCTGCAGAACCGTTCGGTGACACTCCACCAAAAGCTGCTTCCCAATCAGCTCGGGCTCGAACATGCGTTGTTTGCTGACTTTCTCGATTATGCCGAGAAGCATCAGCGGATCATCGAACGCTTTGGCCGGTTTCCTCATCGCAATGAAGTGCTTGGGCGCGAGTCCACGGCCGAGGAGTTGGCGTTTTTGCGCCAACCGGGTTCTCGGTTCTGAAACTTTGCGGCCCTTTGGGCCGATCGCTGGCAAGCATGGCCAGGCGGGTTTGCCGACCGAAGGTTCCTGTTTATGGGGGTTGCAGCGAATAAAAGCCCGTCGGCGGCGGGAACCAGAATGGGTTTTCCCCTTCTAACCTGTTGGCAGGCAGCCGTGCCGCCCCCTCATGCCCTGGAGTCACTTCATGTCTTTGCGTTCCCTCGCCCTGTTGTCGTTGTGCGTTTTGCTGGCCGCCTGCAACAAGGTCAATCAGGAAAACTATTCAAAGCTCCAGGCAGGCATGACCAAGGCTGAAGTCGAAAAAATGTTGGGCAGCCCGGGGGAGTGCTCGGGCGCACTGGGTTTCTCCAGTTGCACCTGGGGCGACAAGAACAGTTTCATCAGCATCCAGTACGCCGGTGACAAGGTCCTCATGTTTTCTGGCGAGGGCTTGAAATGAGCGTCGGCAAAACGCTGGCATGGCTGCTGGGCAGCCTGTTCGCTGGTCTGCTGCTGACCGGTTGTGCCAACTCGGGCACCGGGGCAATACCGCCCAAGACGGTCGAAAAAGTCGATTTCAAGCGCTACCAGGGCACCTGGTACGAGCTGGCGCGCATGCCCATGTACTTCCAGCGTGACTGCGCCCAGTCCGAAGCCCATTACACGCTTCGGCCAGACGCTACGATCGGCGTGCTGAATCGTTGCCGAACCCTTGAAGGCAAATGGGAGGCGGCGACCGGCACGGCATGGCCGCAGGTACCGGGCAAGACCGACAAGCTCTGGGTGGTATTCGACAATTGGCTTTCGGAGCTGGCGCCGCGCGTCGTCAAGGGTGACTACTGGGTGCTGTATATCGGCGACGATTACCAGACCGCCCTGGTCGGCAATCCGGATCGCAAGAGCCTCTGGCTGCTCTCGCGCAAACCGCAGGTGACGCCCCTTGTGCGTGAAGACCTGCTGGCCAAGGCACGCCAGCAGGGCTATGACACTACAAGGCTGATTTGGCGGGTGTCCGATTCGAACATCGCC is a window from the Pseudomonas sp. LS1212 genome containing:
- a CDS encoding DUF2339 domain-containing protein, which gives rise to MQWIFPLAGLVLGGALEGSFAQAIIGALAGLGLAQGIRLSALARQCGEQRLQLEQAQQSLAALGQRLARLEPDTGTQVPAFIQVAEAPAAEPELIWELPDELVSAPKSIPPVADAWRPAPSASVLPSEPSVIEKAWARMRDWLVGGNTLLRVGVLLLFLGLAFLLRYASEHLAVPVEFRYIGVATTGLALLGLGWWLRRRQRQYALVLQGAGVAVLYLTVFAAMRLHTLLEPAAAFGLLVAVTVSSGIMALKQDALGLAAAAALGGFAAPILASSGDGNHVVLFSYFALLNAGILAIAWFKAWRLLDLIGFIGTFGIGVAWGLRAYTPELFWSTEPFLLLFLAMYLGIGLLYARRRLLEATGAPVDDSRQALLRWSVRQGGYADGSLLFGPPLVGFGLQYALVQHLPFGPALSALGLGAVYLLLARALAARVPERARLLVETCVALGVVFASLAIPLGLDARWTSAAWAVEGAGIFWLGVRQQRLSSRCFALLLQAGAALAFLAELRPGRDASLIYGAPLGALLLGVAVLFSFYQLRKATPEQARARERKALPWLACVGLGFVYLLAPLCFEYQGTTIAWAVAGLMTLLAGLPLQSRAFLACALSVQVLAGLLFLLFGPGLTSYWMDEGTRPLLHADFWAPMLVSLVAMVSAWRLDLDRQAVFEALYFPRLCAALLLWGAGWWALTWVTEVQRFVPFELQATQLLLACALSVALWAWLALRLRWSALATLCTLLMPAAAWILVWVWEPGYHPAANFGALAWLAVLLVHGLSLKRLAGLILPWARSAAHVLGCWLIIGVLTLELRYGLLQLREHYSAWRWLGWALLPSLYLVLMAAPRAWPWPVSAYRREYRWWAALPLAVLMLLWFWLANIASDGSAWPLPYLPLLNPLELGLLFALFGVHAWSRSALAPGGPRLEPVRQGVIGLSLFVFFTAAVMRTAHHWGAVPFVFDALVASMQVQAGLSIAWTLIALGLMIGGHLRQRREVWLVGAGLIVLVVAKLFFVELSNRGGLARIVSFIGVGVLLLVVGYFAPLPPKRSQQLPEEGPTS
- a CDS encoding DUF924 family protein, producing the protein MAAPWQPLLQWWFGSAERPEEVAAQQGKLWFGKRDSQDAEARERFGDLVDQALAGGLAEWAQSPQGWLALILLLDQLPRMVYRDTPKAYAGDRRAQGLVIDGLAQGHYLLLLPLQKAFVLLVLEHAEDLALQNRSVTLHQKLLPNQLGLEHALFADFLDYAEKHQRIIERFGRFPHRNEVLGRESTAEELAFLRQPGSRF
- a CDS encoding class 1 fructose-bisphosphatase, which produces MSRVTLSRYLIEQTRSNNTPADLRFLIEVVARACKEISHAVSKGALGGVLGSMGTENVQGEVQKKLDVISNEILLEANEWGGHLAGMASEEMDNAYQIPGKYPKGAYLLVFDPLDGSSNIDVNVSVGTIFSVLRCPNEHLSQNETLNEKAFLQPGTQQVAAGYAIYGPQTMLILTLGDGVKGFTLDREMGSFVLTHENITIPETTAEFAINMSNQRHWEAPVQRYVSELLAGETGPLKKNYNMRWIASMVADVHRILTRGGLFMYPRDSREPSKPGKLRLMYEANPMSFLVEQAGGASTDGNQRILDIKPEGLHQRVAVFLGSKQEVERVTAYHKE
- the bamE gene encoding outer membrane protein assembly factor BamE, giving the protein MSLRSLALLSLCVLLAACNKVNQENYSKLQAGMTKAEVEKMLGSPGECSGALGFSSCTWGDKNSFISIQYAGDKVLMFSGEGLK
- a CDS encoding lipocalin family protein, with the protein product MAWLLGSLFAGLLLTGCANSGTGAIPPKTVEKVDFKRYQGTWYELARMPMYFQRDCAQSEAHYTLRPDATIGVLNRCRTLEGKWEAATGTAWPQVPGKTDKLWVVFDNWLSELAPRVVKGDYWVLYIGDDYQTALVGNPDRKSLWLLSRKPQVTPLVREDLLAKARQQGYDTTRLIWRVSDSNIANAQ